Below is a genomic region from Burkholderiales bacterium.
CGCTCACGTCAAGTACGCCGGAGACACTGCCATTCGACGATGCCGACAAGTTCGGCCATTTGCTTGCGTACGCGGTTTTGATGGGGTGGTTCTGCCAACTGTTTTGGTCAATCAGCGATCGCTTGAAGTTGGCCGCCGCGTTTGCCGTGATGGGAATCTCGCTCGAGTTCGCGCAAGCGTTGACTGGCTACCGCTCTTTCGATTACGCCGACATGCTGGCCAATGTCCTCGGCGTAGCCGGCGGCTGGATGGCGATCAAGACGCGCTTGCGCTACAGCTTGTCGGCGTTCGATCGCTATATCAGTGCGGTTACGGCGGGCTGATATTCCAGTTTCCTTGCTAAACAAAGCGCTTGGGCATTCGACCGGATTCAAGCCGTGACGGTCATCGTCGAGTCGCTGGATCAGGAAGGCCGCGGCATCGCCCGCGAAGCCGGCGGTAAGGTCGTGTTCATCGAAGGCGCCTTGCCGGGCGAAGTCGTCAGCACTATCCCGCTGCGCAACAAGAAAAAATTCGCGCTCGCCAGGCTGGACCGAATCATTAAATCGAGCGGCGCCAGAGTCGAACCGGGTTGCCCGCACTTCGGTGTTTGCGGCGGGTGCAGCCTGCAGCATCTTGAGCCGCGCGCGCAGGTCGCCGCCAAGCAGCGCATACTCGAAGAGACGCTCTGGCATATCGGCGGAGTCAAGGCGGAAACGCTGTTGCCGCCGATATACGGACCGAGCTGGGGCTATCGACAGCGCGCCCGGTTTTCAGTCCGCTATGTAGCAAAAAAGGGCAGGGCGCTGGTCGGCTTTCACGAGAAAAACAGCCGCTATATTGCCGATATGACGAGCTGCCCGGTTTTGCCCGCGCGCGCGTCGCGTCTCCTTGCGCCGTTGCAGGAGCTCGTCACCGTGTTGTCGATCAAAAGCCGCGTTCCGCAGATCGAGTTGTCGATCGGAGAAGAAAATCTGGTCCTCGTGGTGCGCATTCTGGAAGCGTTGACGGCCGCTGACGAAAACCTGATCGAACGTTTTGCCGAACTGCACAGCGTCATCGTATTCGTGCAGCCGGGCGGACCGGACTCGGCGTCCCAGTTTCATCCGCGGCAAGCGGCGACACTCGAATACCGGCTTCCCGAATTCGATTTGCGCATGCCGTTTCATCCAACCGAATTTACCCAGGTCAACCATGCGGTCAATCGCATGCTGGTGCGGCGCGCTATCAGTTTATTGGCGCCGGCCGAAGGTGAGCGCATCGCCGATCTCTACTGCGGTCTCGGCAATTTTTCGCTGGCGGCCGCACGGCGAGGCGCGAACGTGGTCGGCGTCGAAGGCAGTGCAGCGCTGGTGGGGCGCGCGCAGGAAAATGCGGGGTACAACGGGCTGACGCAAAACACGCGATTTTTGCAAGCCGATCTGTTTGCGATTTCAGCGTCGGAGCTGGCTGAATTCGGCCATTTCGACAAGCTGCTGATCGATCCGCCGCGCGATGGCGCTGTCGCTATCGTCAAGGCGCTCGGCGAAGAGCTGGAGCCGCCGCGGCGCATCGTTTACGTGTCGTGTAATCCGGCCACGCTGGCGCGCGATGCGGCGCTGCTGACGCAGGTCAAGGGCTATCGCTTGGCCGCGGCGGGCGTGATCAATATGTTCCCGCAAACCTCGCATAGTGAATCGATCGCGTTGTTCGAACGGTAGTGGCGCCGAAGCGAAAAAAAAGGGCAGCCGAAGCCGCCCTTTTTTGATGCCGGGTACGCTATTCGCGCTGACCGGTGAAAGCCAGCAGCAGATGAAGGAGGCTCACGAACAGATTGTAGATGCTCAGATACAAGCCCAAGGTCGCACTGATGTAGTTGGTTTCGCCGCCGTGAATGATGCGGCTCACGTCATACAGGATAAAACCCGAGAACAATAACACCGCCACCGCGGAAATGGTCAGCGAGACGGCCGGCACCTGGAAAAACAGGTTGGCGACGATCGCGATCAAGAACAGCACCGCGCCTATCGTCAGGAAGTTGCCCATGAAGCTGAAATCCCTGCGCGTGACGGTTGCGATTCCGGCCAGGGTGAAGAAAATCGCCGCCGTGCCGCCGGCCGCCAGACCGATAATTTGCCCGCCGTTACCGAAGCTCAGCGCGACCTGCAGGATCTGGCTCAGCCATAGCCCCATGAAGAACGTAAAGGCCAGCAGCAAGGCAACGCCGAGGCCGCTGTTCTTGGTTTTTTCGATCGCGTAGAAAAATCCGAACGCCCCCGCCAGAAACAGCAAACCGCCCATGATCGGGTTGGTGGCCATGAACGAAACCTGCATGTTGATGCCGATCATCGCCCCGATCATTGTCGGAACCATGCTCAGCGCCAAAAGCATATACGTATTTCGCAAAACCTTGTGCTGGGCAACCGCAACTTGCGAAGATTGCGCCGCCGGGATTCGTAGTTCAGCCATTGTCACCGCTCCTCATTGAAAAACTGTTACTAAGACTACCCAAGCCCCACTTAAGTTGCAACTCTGGCAGGGCATGGGCTCGCCTTGTATCATTCGTTTCGACAGGGGTTTTTGTGAGGGTTTACGCGGATTCAGGCGTTCGGGAAGGGTGGCAGAGCGGTCTAATGCACTGGTCTTGAAAACCAGCGAGTCGCAAGGCTCCGTGGGTTCGAATCCCACTCCTTCCGCCGAGGATGCGTCAGTTTTTAGCTGATCGGCCGCAGGGGACAGCATTGAATACCGCGTTGCGCGCATGGCGAAAAAGCTTCTCTGGATGGTCTTGATCTGGACTGCGGGTGTCGTCGCGCTGGGCCTGGTTGCGTACGGTATCCGTTTGGTGATGGACGCCGCCGGGTAGTGTCCCCTGCTCTAACCGTTTTGAATTTCTGAAAGAGGGCGCCGATGCGCAAGCGAATCATTGCTCCAACCCGGCAAGACATTCTTCCCAGGGACCAGGATAATCTGGATGTGGAAACCCTGGCCGAAATAGAAATGACTTCCGAGGACGCGGCGCATCC
It encodes:
- a CDS encoding DUF2474 domain-containing protein, which gives rise to MAKKLLWMVLIWTAGVVALGLVAYGIRLVMDAAG
- the rlmD gene encoding 23S rRNA (uracil(1939)-C(5))-methyltransferase RlmD, producing the protein MTVIVESLDQEGRGIAREAGGKVVFIEGALPGEVVSTIPLRNKKKFALARLDRIIKSSGARVEPGCPHFGVCGGCSLQHLEPRAQVAAKQRILEETLWHIGGVKAETLLPPIYGPSWGYRQRARFSVRYVAKKGRALVGFHEKNSRYIADMTSCPVLPARASRLLAPLQELVTVLSIKSRVPQIELSIGEENLVLVVRILEALTAADENLIERFAELHSVIVFVQPGGPDSASQFHPRQAATLEYRLPEFDLRMPFHPTEFTQVNHAVNRMLVRRAISLLAPAEGERIADLYCGLGNFSLAAARRGANVVGVEGSAALVGRAQENAGYNGLTQNTRFLQADLFAISASELAEFGHFDKLLIDPPRDGAVAIVKALGEELEPPRRIVYVSCNPATLARDAALLTQVKGYRLAAAGVINMFPQTSHSESIALFER
- a CDS encoding VanZ family protein, with the translated sequence MTDALAVDLNYRKLWLALGWLLVGVVVYASLTSSTPETLPFDDADKFGHLLAYAVLMGWFCQLFWSISDRLKLAAAFAVMGISLEFAQALTGYRSFDYADMLANVLGVAGGWMAIKTRLRYSLSAFDRYISAVTAG
- a CDS encoding Bax inhibitor-1/YccA family protein, which gives rise to MAELRIPAAQSSQVAVAQHKVLRNTYMLLALSMVPTMIGAMIGINMQVSFMATNPIMGGLLFLAGAFGFFYAIEKTKNSGLGVALLLAFTFFMGLWLSQILQVALSFGNGGQIIGLAAGGTAAIFFTLAGIATVTRRDFSFMGNFLTIGAVLFLIAIVANLFFQVPAVSLTISAVAVLLFSGFILYDVSRIIHGGETNYISATLGLYLSIYNLFVSLLHLLLAFTGQRE